The sequence TCGTGGCGGCTGAAATGCAGGATGACGCGGTTCTCCCGCTCGGCCTGCTCGACCAGCGAACTCACCACCGAATGGAGGGACGCTGTCGCCATGCGCTCGGGTCCAGCGGTTCTGGCCGCCCGGACCCATCGCCGGGTGAAGCGATCGTGAAGGAAGTAGGCGCGGTAGGCTCCACCGCTGAGCACGCCCAGCAAGATGGGTGGTGGAGCCGTGCCGTCATGAGACCGTCCCGCCCCCTCGAAATCGATCACGATCGCGCGGTTGATGGCCTTTTTGCGAAGCCGGAGCCCCATGTCGATCGCGGACCTCCAGAGACAAATGCTGCTTGCTGCGAGTACTTTCGTCGTTTTCATCCGGACTCCTCTGGCTGCGAGGTGGAATGGCGTATCGCCCCCCCTCCCTCTCTCTTCTTCCTACTCCGTAGGAAGAGAGAGGGAGGGGGGGTTGAAAAAGGGGCCCTCAATGCCGACAGTCTATCCTTCCCACTGAGGGGGGGTGATTTTCCTCCATGCCAGGAGTCAGAGTAAAAGAAGGCGAGCCCATCGAGAGCGCCATCCGCCGTTTCAAGAAGCAATGCGAAAAGGCCGGCATTCTCAGCGAGCTCAGAAAGCGCGAACACTACGAAAAGCCTAGTGTACGTCGCAAGAAAAAGGCCCTCGCGGCGCGCAAACGCGCAGTGCGACGGACCGTACGCAAACCTATGTAAAATAAAGGCCACCCCGAAATTTGGGGTGGCCTTTTTCGTTCCCGCCAGCTTCATTTCGAGGTAGTTTCGCGTCCCCGAGACTTCCCGACCAACCGCTCAGGAGAAAACTGCAGCCAGATGTCCGCTTCCCGCGATCCGATTGTTGACGAGATCAAGCAAAGGCTGAATCTCGCCGAGCTCATCGGGGAGCACGTTTCCCTCAAGCGCAGTGGCCGCGGGTTCACCGGGCTCTGTCCGTTCCACCAGGAGAAATCGCCTTCCTTTCACGTGGATGCCGACAAGGGTTTTTTCCATTGTTTCGGATGCCAGGAGGGCGGCGACGGCTTTACCTTCCTGATGAAGGTCACCGGGCAGACGTTCCCGGAAGCATTGCGGGCTCTGGGGCGCCGGGTCGGGGTCGAGGTTCCGGAGAAGCGCCGAGACGAAGGCATAGAGCGTCTTGGCGAAGTGAATACGACCGTCGCCGAGTTTTTTCGCGCGGCCCTGCTGGACGAAAAGCGCGGCGCGGCCGCTCGAGAGTATCTT is a genomic window of Candidatus Binatia bacterium containing:
- the rpsU gene encoding 30S ribosomal protein S21; translation: MPGVRVKEGEPIESAIRRFKKQCEKAGILSELRKREHYEKPSVRRKKKALAARKRAVRRTVRKPM